A single genomic interval of Antarcticibacterium arcticum harbors:
- a CDS encoding patatin-like phospholipase family protein, with protein MKKLLCCLFLLVPVLLFSQQSREPKVGVVLSGGGAKGLAHIGALKVLEEAGVKIDYIAGTSMGAIVGALYSSGYNAAQLDSIFHDINFNILIQDDIPRSAKTFYEKEENEKYALTLPFDNFQISFPSGLSRGQNIYNLVSRLTMHLGDVRDFSKMPIPFFCIASNIETGEQVLLDSGSLPKAVSASGAIPSFFSPVRIDGELLTDGGVTNNYPVQELRDRGAEIIIGIDVQDTLMDREELKSALNILNQIGNFRTIREMKDKISLTDIYIKPDIREFNILSFDRGSAIIKSGEEAAALKMDELRALAAKQTGKTKRPSQMAVVDTINIGSLTIEGNNSYPRSYIMGKLRLKYNSNYTFQDLGYGINNLTATGNFNRINYSLISNEDAYTLALQLEESQNKTFLRLALHYDNLYKSGALINLTRKSTFFTNDVASFDFILGDNFRYNFQYYIDKGYYWSVGIKSRYNSFHKGLDYDLTGNGLLSEDIRINKIEVDYEDFTNQIYIETLFRQIFSFGIGVEHKYLKITSETLGSAGPQAFIPSVFEDSNFYSTFGYLRLDSLDDKFFPKRGVYFDGDFHLYLFSSDYHKEFNQFSISRGSLGYVVTPIKNITARISSETGFRIGQDGINSLGFFLGGYGNNLINNLIPFYGYDFLSIAGDSYIKGLVELDLEIFPKNHVIGSANFANVENDLFSTGEWFKKPSYSGYALGYGIETFMGPIEVKYSYSPEIKNSQWFFSLGFWF; from the coding sequence ATGAAAAAACTTCTTTGCTGTCTTTTTCTTCTGGTTCCGGTTCTACTGTTTTCTCAGCAGAGCAGAGAGCCAAAAGTGGGCGTGGTTTTAAGTGGCGGGGGAGCAAAAGGATTGGCTCATATAGGCGCCCTTAAGGTGTTGGAAGAGGCGGGGGTCAAAATAGATTATATTGCGGGGACCAGTATGGGTGCCATTGTTGGAGCCTTATATTCTTCGGGCTATAATGCAGCCCAACTTGATTCTATTTTTCATGATATAAATTTCAATATTCTTATTCAGGATGATATTCCGCGTTCTGCAAAGACATTTTATGAAAAGGAGGAAAATGAAAAATACGCCCTCACGCTTCCTTTCGATAATTTCCAAATTTCCTTCCCTTCAGGACTTTCGCGGGGACAAAATATATATAACCTTGTTTCCCGTCTCACTATGCATTTGGGAGATGTGCGAGATTTCAGTAAAATGCCAATTCCCTTTTTTTGTATCGCCTCAAATATCGAAACGGGAGAACAGGTACTGTTGGACAGCGGGTCACTACCAAAAGCGGTTTCTGCCAGTGGCGCTATTCCCTCCTTTTTTAGTCCGGTAAGAATAGACGGGGAATTGCTCACAGATGGAGGGGTAACAAATAATTATCCTGTACAGGAACTGCGGGACCGGGGGGCAGAGATCATTATAGGTATTGATGTTCAGGATACGCTTATGGACCGGGAAGAATTGAAAAGTGCCCTGAATATTCTTAACCAAATAGGAAACTTCAGGACCATACGGGAGATGAAAGATAAAATAAGCCTCACCGATATTTATATTAAACCCGATATAAGGGAATTTAACATTCTTTCTTTTGACAGGGGGAGTGCTATAATAAAATCCGGAGAAGAAGCGGCAGCCTTAAAAATGGACGAGTTACGCGCCCTGGCTGCAAAGCAAACCGGCAAGACGAAAAGGCCTTCCCAAATGGCAGTGGTTGACACTATTAATATAGGTAGCCTAACAATAGAGGGCAATAACAGTTATCCCAGGTCCTATATAATGGGAAAACTAAGGCTTAAGTATAATTCCAACTACACCTTTCAGGACCTGGGTTACGGTATAAATAACCTTACCGCAACAGGAAATTTTAACCGGATTAATTACAGTCTAATTTCCAATGAGGATGCATATACATTGGCGCTTCAGCTGGAGGAAAGCCAGAACAAAACTTTTTTAAGACTGGCGCTGCATTATGATAATTTATATAAGAGTGGCGCGCTTATCAATCTTACCAGAAAAAGTACATTTTTTACAAATGATGTGGCCTCATTTGACTTTATTCTGGGAGATAATTTCAGGTATAATTTCCAGTATTATATAGATAAAGGCTATTACTGGAGTGTAGGAATAAAATCCCGTTATAATAGCTTTCACAAAGGATTGGATTACGATTTAACCGGCAACGGATTACTTTCAGAAGATATAAGAATAAATAAGATAGAGGTAGATTATGAGGATTTCACAAATCAAATATATATTGAAACCCTATTCAGGCAAATATTCTCTTTTGGAATTGGGGTAGAACATAAATATTTAAAGATCACTTCAGAAACTTTGGGATCTGCAGGTCCCCAGGCATTCATTCCTTCAGTTTTTGAGGATAGTAACTTTTACAGCACCTTTGGTTACTTAAGGCTGGATAGTCTGGATGATAAATTCTTCCCTAAAAGGGGTGTCTATTTTGACGGAGATTTTCATTTGTACCTTTTTTCTTCAGATTATCATAAGGAATTCAACCAATTTTCAATAAGCCGCGGATCTCTGGGGTATGTGGTTACGCCCATTAAAAACATCACTGCAAGAATTTCTTCAGAAACCGGTTTCCGAATAGGGCAGGACGGAATAAACTCCCTTGGGTTCTTTTTGGGAGGATATGGGAATAACCTTATAAATAACCTGATCCCTTTCTATGGCTATGATTTCCTGAGCATAGCAGGAGACAGTTATATCAAAGGCTTGGTGGAACTGGATCTTGAAATCTTTCCAAAAAATCATGTGATTGGAAGTGCCAATTTTGCAAACGTTGAAAACGATCTTTTTTCAACGGGGGAATGGTTTAAGAAACCATCTTATTCCGGTTATGCTTTGGGTTATGGTATAGAAACGTTTATGGGTCCTATTGAGGTAAAATATTCATATTCACCGGAAATAAAAAACAGCCAGTGGTTTTTTAGTCTGGGGTTCTGGTTTTAA